From a region of the Rhodothermia bacterium genome:
- a CDS encoding L-serine ammonia-lyase, which translates to MESISVFDIFKIGVGPSSSHTMGPWRAAQLFTKSCKERGLFHQTTRIQCTLFGSLAKTGIGHGTDLAVLLGLCGEDPETCDTIHILTRFRDLKYGTSFLWDDEREMPFSYENDFLFRKTETLPFHPNGLSLIAWLEGGGSFEQTYYSVGGGFVVQEGQTDAAHFVSLPHPIERADELLAYCRNMGRTIPQVVWENEKTWRPTSETQAGLDRIWETMKACIFKGCYAEGLLPGGLSVLRRAANLNKKLLGNRIFDSPERWMDAICGQVKSFQSTLKWVSCFALAVNEENASFGRVVTAPTNGAAGVIPAVLMYYACFCDATHDGRTRFLLTAGEIGSLFKKGATISAAMGGCQAEIGVSSAMAAAGLTEALGGSPDQVLMAAEIAMEHHLGLTCDPIGGLVQIPCIERNTMGAIKAITAANIALESDPAQAKVTLDDVIHSMWETALDMNTKYKETSEGGLANRIPVSVSEC; encoded by the coding sequence ATGGAGTCTATAAGTGTATTTGATATTTTCAAAATTGGTGTCGGCCCTTCCAGTTCGCATACGATGGGGCCTTGGCGAGCGGCCCAGCTTTTCACCAAGTCCTGCAAAGAAAGGGGACTTTTCCACCAAACCACCCGTATTCAATGCACGTTGTTTGGTTCATTGGCAAAAACGGGCATTGGGCACGGAACGGATTTGGCGGTTCTCTTGGGACTCTGTGGGGAAGACCCAGAAACGTGCGACACCATTCATATTTTAACGCGGTTTAGAGACCTTAAATACGGAACCTCTTTTTTGTGGGATGACGAACGGGAAATGCCGTTCTCGTATGAAAACGACTTTCTTTTCCGAAAAACTGAAACGCTACCATTTCATCCAAATGGTCTTTCCTTAATTGCATGGTTGGAAGGCGGCGGATCCTTCGAGCAAACCTATTATTCGGTAGGCGGTGGGTTTGTGGTTCAAGAAGGGCAAACCGATGCCGCACATTTTGTATCACTTCCACACCCGATAGAACGTGCCGACGAATTATTGGCCTATTGTCGGAATATGGGGCGAACGATACCGCAAGTGGTTTGGGAAAATGAAAAAACATGGCGCCCAACTTCCGAAACACAAGCGGGCTTAGACCGCATCTGGGAAACCATGAAAGCCTGCATTTTTAAAGGTTGCTATGCCGAAGGCTTGTTACCGGGCGGGCTTTCTGTTTTAAGAAGGGCCGCTAATTTGAATAAAAAACTTTTGGGAAACCGCATTTTTGACTCGCCCGAGCGTTGGATGGATGCCATTTGTGGCCAAGTGAAGTCTTTTCAGAGTACCCTAAAGTGGGTCTCGTGTTTTGCCTTGGCGGTTAACGAGGAAAATGCGTCTTTTGGGCGCGTTGTCACCGCTCCCACCAATGGCGCTGCAGGCGTTATTCCTGCGGTTTTGATGTACTATGCCTGTTTTTGTGATGCTACCCATGACGGACGTACCCGCTTTTTGCTTACAGCGGGCGAGATCGGAAGTCTTTTTAAAAAAGGTGCAACCATCTCGGCGGCAATGGGCGGTTGCCAAGCAGAAATTGGGGTTTCCTCGGCGATGGCAGCTGCGGGATTAACGGAAGCCTTGGGCGGATCGCCAGATCAGGTTTTGATGGCTGCCGAAATTGCAATGGAACATCATTTGGGGCTGACCTGCGACCCCATTGGCGGCTTGGTACAAATCCCGTGTATTGAACGGAATACGATGGGTGCTATAAAGGCTATTACCGCTGCGAATATTGCATTGGAAAGCGATCCCGCACAAGCCAAGGTCACCTTAGACGATGTGATTCATTCTATGTGGGAAACCGCTTTAGACATGAATACCAAATACAAAGAAACATCCGAAGGGGGCCTAGCCAATCGCATTCCGGTAAGTGTAAGTGAATGTTAA
- a CDS encoding YtxH domain-containing protein: MSKERNNGLLGFLVGGALGLAVGLLIAPEQGEKLRRKVAYRVKQGAQQISTLLENNEEADEFENLARRDAQEVVEVTTTEAQQLLAEMDEVMHSARKAKNAVKDATLN, from the coding sequence ATGTCTAAAGAGCGAAACAATGGTCTGTTGGGGTTCTTGGTAGGCGGTGCTTTGGGATTGGCCGTTGGCCTGCTAATTGCCCCAGAACAAGGTGAAAAACTCCGCCGAAAAGTGGCCTATCGTGTAAAACAAGGCGCTCAACAAATTAGTACCTTGTTAGAAAACAACGAAGAAGCCGACGAATTTGAGAACCTTGCTCGGCGAGATGCACAAGAGGTTGTTGAGGTGACCACCACGGAGGCGCAACAACTCTTGGCCGAGATGGACGAGGTGATGCACTCGGCGCGTAAAGCCAAGAACGCTGTTAAGGACGCAACGCTTAACTAA
- a CDS encoding YaaA family protein: MSGFCLLIPPAEGKASGGTLPNGLPHPFDGGFSMLHQPRQVLYNQLCANLKRASGLDKLFGVKGKALLDAVLANEEVQTGRLLPVLDRYAPGVMYRALDFAQVLPNVQLVLLENTIVFSGLFGLLRLDDLIPLYKLKMEAVLWEFGRVSAYWKPILSPILNREVAHKTVWDLLPTAHQAAWEDGGTYRYRVQCAFMEEKNGNRKPVSHGVKPLRGELIRYLAEHRISTPEDLQFWKPSTGFRMDPGATRIASEGKKMTLVFVK; the protein is encoded by the coding sequence ATGTCAGGATTTTGTCTGTTGATTCCTCCGGCAGAGGGCAAGGCTTCCGGTGGCACGCTGCCAAACGGATTGCCGCATCCTTTTGACGGGGGCTTTTCTATGTTGCACCAACCAAGACAAGTTCTCTATAACCAATTATGTGCAAACCTAAAACGGGCTTCAGGCTTGGACAAGTTGTTTGGGGTAAAAGGAAAGGCGCTCTTAGATGCCGTACTCGCGAATGAGGAAGTCCAGACCGGACGCTTACTCCCAGTCTTAGACCGTTATGCGCCCGGTGTTATGTATCGTGCCTTGGATTTTGCGCAGGTATTGCCTAACGTGCAGTTGGTGTTATTGGAAAATACCATCGTTTTTTCTGGATTGTTCGGATTGTTGCGCTTGGACGACTTGATCCCGCTTTATAAATTAAAAATGGAAGCAGTTTTGTGGGAATTCGGTCGTGTTTCCGCTTATTGGAAGCCCATTTTAAGCCCAATTTTGAACCGTGAAGTGGCCCATAAAACGGTTTGGGACTTGTTGCCGACCGCTCATCAGGCGGCTTGGGAGGATGGTGGAACGTATCGCTATCGTGTTCAGTGCGCATTTATGGAGGAAAAAAATGGGAATCGTAAACCCGTTTCGCATGGTGTAAAGCCACTTCGGGGCGAGTTGATTCGGTATTTGGCCGAGCATCGTATTTCAACACCAGAGGACTTGCAATTTTGGAAGCCTTCTACCGGCTTTAGAATGGATCCCGGTGCGACCAGAATCGCCTCGGAGGGCAAAAAAATGACCCTTGTTTTTGTAAAATAA
- the udk gene encoding uridine kinase, with the protein MKKPVIIGIAGGSGSGKTTVQRRVMEKFSPDIAVLDHDSYYRDLSHLPYEERTKVNFDHPDSLETELMVRHVDSLIKGFAIEKPTYDFTNHSRANEVERITPKPVIIVEGILIFAEPELRKRMDLRVFVDADPDIRLIRRIRRDITERGRLIDSILTQYEQSVQPMYMEFVEPSKRFADIIITRGGHNEAAISMLLAHVEQLVSMGT; encoded by the coding sequence ATGAAAAAGCCAGTCATCATCGGTATTGCCGGCGGAAGTGGTTCGGGAAAGACAACCGTTCAACGCCGCGTAATGGAAAAGTTTTCCCCCGATATAGCGGTCTTGGATCACGACTCCTATTATCGCGACTTAAGCCATTTGCCTTATGAAGAGCGGACAAAAGTCAATTTTGATCATCCAGATTCCTTAGAAACAGAATTGATGGTGCGGCATGTAGATTCGTTGATTAAAGGCTTTGCCATTGAAAAACCTACTTATGACTTTACCAACCATAGTCGGGCAAATGAGGTGGAACGGATTACCCCCAAGCCTGTTATTATTGTGGAAGGTATTTTGATTTTTGCCGAGCCGGAACTACGTAAACGTATGGATTTGCGGGTGTTTGTAGATGCTGATCCAGACATTCGGCTCATTAGACGCATACGTAGGGACATCACCGAGCGTGGCCGCCTGATTGACTCTATCTTGACCCAGTATGAACAGAGTGTGCAGCCCATGTACATGGAATTTGTTGAACCTTCCAAGCGGTTTGCAGACATTATCATTACACGAGGTGGGCATAACGAGGCGGCGATCTCGATGCTTCTGGCACACGTAGAGCAATTGGTTAGTATGGGAACGTAA
- a CDS encoding Uma2 family endonuclease, whose product MSALPHVAEAVTSALEQKVIEVQFNENQVLGEEARRILAELEVLEAQTGEKQEYLDGRFQMMAGGSFAHNALTMQIGALLHRKLQKKGCTLLSSDQRVWIQDHQYVYPDVTVVCGKPVFVDGTNILKNPAMIVEVLSSSTEKNDSGAKRLAYFQIPTLQEYLLVAQNEVRIEHFSRQTEKLWHYRLFTSPKEGIHLPSLGAELSVGEVFEGITLASEIPNLL is encoded by the coding sequence ATGTCCGCATTACCCCATGTTGCAGAAGCTGTGACCTCCGCCCTCGAACAGAAGGTAATTGAGGTGCAATTTAACGAAAATCAGGTGTTGGGGGAGGAGGCACGGAGAATCTTGGCAGAGCTGGAGGTCTTAGAAGCACAAACGGGCGAAAAACAGGAGTACCTCGATGGCCGTTTCCAAATGATGGCGGGTGGCTCGTTTGCACACAATGCTCTTACTATGCAAATTGGTGCTTTGCTACACCGTAAACTTCAAAAAAAAGGCTGCACACTCCTAAGCTCAGATCAACGGGTTTGGATTCAAGACCATCAATATGTATATCCAGATGTAACGGTTGTTTGTGGGAAACCAGTATTTGTTGATGGAACGAATATTCTGAAGAATCCGGCGATGATCGTAGAGGTATTGTCTTCCTCGACCGAGAAGAACGATTCGGGCGCAAAACGATTGGCATATTTCCAAATCCCAACACTCCAAGAATACCTTTTGGTTGCACAAAACGAAGTTCGGATAGAGCATTTTAGCCGCCAGACCGAGAAATTATGGCATTATCGTTTGTTTACATCTCCTAAAGAAGGGATACACCTGCCGTCATTAGGGGCCGAACTCTCCGTTGGAGAGGTTTTTGAGGGAATTACATTGGCGTCTGAAATCCCAAATCTGTTATAA